The nucleotide window TTTCGAGATGAGTGCCTTACGAGTTGCTTGAGTTTAAGATTCTTGGGAGACTGGCTTGCGTGTCTAGCACAAAGTACCATAAGAGAGACGATGAAACTCACGTTTAGACGCTGTGGTGCGTCGAGGAAACATGTTCCGTTCTCGAAATCTCCATGTTCTTCCTCGTTTTCTCCGGCAGGTGATGAGAAAAAGGGTTTAAATTCAACGATTGGATACTTTTAATGTGATTCTCTTTGGTCTGAAATGGGTGAGTTACGTGTATTTATATAACCCACGCGTAAGTGTAGGTCCATTAATGTGAAAATGTGTTAGGTTACCGACTGATCCGTGTAGCCTTGCGTTgacatattttattgtattgacATTTCTTGATTTCTTGTAATGATCTCGTATTGTATAATGATATCAATGAATGAATGATAATGACTTCTTAATATATGAGATCGATGATTGCATTAGATATGCTTTGTGTATGAAACCTAACGAGCATGCGAGAGACATGCATCAACGATCTCTAGGTAAAACACTAACGTGTTTGGattcattccttttttttttttttttgctaaattgtaaatatcataaATGAAGAAAAGTTCTTACAAGAgcaataactagattttgatccatcttggcaaaaaagaataaaaacaagatGGAACTTACTACAACCTACAGAGATTTGCTATCTCAGCCACATAACCATGAGAGGATCAAATCTCTTTCTATGTCTCCTTGCTGAGATGATGTTCCTTAGCTCTCTGTCGATGCCTCGGAACACAGTCGCAGCCGGTACTGATGTTTGATTGTGAATCAGGTTGTTCCTCTGTTTCCACACGTGGTAGACCATAGTTTGTGACGCTAGCTTCCTTAGCAGTTTTAGCTTTGAAGATGTGGCAACTCTGATCCAAGAAAGCAATTCGGACCAGTTTGCAAAAGGCGAAGCAGGTGGATGGCAGCGGATGAAGATCTCCCTCCATATGGTGACGCTGTACTCACAGGAGAGTAGGAGATGGTCTCTGGTTTCGTCGAAGTTGGAGCAGAAGGGGCAGGATGAAGTGATAGGTAGCCCCCATGCTGCGAGCCTGGAACGTGTTGGTAAACGATCGTAGTTTGCGACCCACATGTTGAAACTATGCTTGGGAATTGCTCCTTTGAACCATACGACGTCCACCCAGCTTTGTGAAGCTTGTCTCGGCCTCAGTACCTCCACGTTGTTGAGGACCTGAAATCATGAAAAGTAGAGTCACCAGCAACCCAAACAAACTCATCCTCAACATCAACAGGTAGTGGCAAATTAATAGTAGTGAGGTAAGCATGTAGGTCAACTTCCCTTTGCGAGCGGGGGTGAGGTAGATTCCATCTTGATCTCGTGACTGTGTCAGCTACCATCGCGGTTGTTCTAACTCGGAGGGATCTTGGACCTGCGTCGCCAATGAAGCTTCTTAGCTGGCCCAACGGAGTCCAGACGTCGTGCCAAAAGCTAGTGTTCTTCCCGTTCCCTAGCTGACTTTTACAGAATCGAAGCGCTAGAGGCCGAAGGTCCAACAGTTTCCGCCAAGCCCAAGAGTCTGTTGGAGCCGCATTTATTGTCCAAAAAGATTGCCCTGTCAGGTGCGTACTCTGGTGCCAGTCTACCCATAGAGAGGGTGTGTTGACAGTAGCAGCCAAATAAACTTTAAACATAGGACCTGATTCCAAATCAAATAACTCCTCAGGCCTAAACCCCCTTCCTCCTTAGGCAGGCAGACAGTTTTCCAGTCAACCTTTGCAATGCTTCTTTTCTCCAAACTACCGGACCATAGGAAACGGGAGCAGAGAGACTCAATTTGGCGTATACAACCTTTGGCAAAATGTAGGCCGATGTCCAGAAAGTAACCGTTCCAAAGATGACGGTCTTGAGCAACTGTAATCTACCGGCGAAAGATAGAAGTTTAGCCGACCAAGACTGAAAGGACATGTTAAGCTTGACCATAAGAGGGGCATACTCAGATATTTTTAGCTTGCGGCTCATCAACGGGAAGCCAAGATATCTAATAGGGAGAGTACCATAAGGGAAACCATAGCTAGTTATAGCAGCGGTTTCACTTTGGTCCACCCCCGAGATAAACAGCTCCGTTTTGTTGTTATTCATGCGAAGACCTGACCAAGAAGCAAAGTCATCCAAAGATTCATTccttgaaaaaataatatttgtctTACAATTCGTGAGCTCTATAACAAGAAAGTATTTAAACttgatttgttttatatgttcgtaatatataattacatattgtattattttgtttaagtaTTTGTTCGTTTGACCAAAAAGAAAGTGTTTGTTCGTCTGATCATGTATATCAACACGAGCACTACTGGTGGGGCAAATGTCAGCCACGcaattaaagggaggtgaaaaCCCCACTCAAAGGTGTTGGCCGGTGTGCAATAACTTATCCCTTCCATGTTTATCACAAAATCACAACAAATATGCGTCAGCATCTTCAATTAGaactcttttaattaataaaccTAAATTTAAACCGCAAGTGAGCCTGATTAGGAGTATATATATCACCGCAATAgctagtttttaaaaaaaaaaaaaattttacggGAGTACATATAAATTTAGATGAGGTCTATTTCATTTTCTAGAGCTTACATCAAATAAACCGCCAAATACGTAGCAGAATTTATGAATTTTGTTATACTCGGATCTCTCCTGACTGGTAGTTTTTTTAAACAAGAttgatgtaaaataaatatatgttagaTACGGTCCTTATGTTAAATGTGTAAAGTTCTAATGTAATGTGTGTTGGATCTATATCCTAGTCCGTCACAATTGTAAAGTGCAGTTCATTATTACGATTCACCACGTAGCT belongs to Brassica napus cultivar Da-Ae chromosome A1 unlocalized genomic scaffold, Da-Ae chrA01_Random_22, whole genome shotgun sequence and includes:
- the LOC125593890 gene encoding uncharacterized protein LOC125593890, whose product is MNNNKTELFISGVDQSETAAITSYGFPYGTLPIRYLGFPLMSRKLKISEYAPLMVKLNMSFQSWSAKLLSFAGRLQLLKTVIFGTVTFWTSAYILPKVVYAKLSLSAPVSYGPMFKVYLAATVNTPSLWVDWHQSTHLTGQSFWTINAAPTDSWAWRKLLDLRPLALRFCKSQLGNGKNTSFWHDVWTPLGQLRSFIGDAGPRSLRVRTTAMVADTVTRSRWNLPHPRSQREVDLHAYLTTINLPLPVDVLNNVEVLRPRQASQSWVDVVWFKGAIPKHSFNMWVANYDRLPTRSRLAAWGLPITSSCPFCSNFDETRDHLLLSCEYSVTIWREIFIRCHPPASPFANWSELLSWIRVATSSKLKLLRKLASQTMVYHVWKQRNNLIHNQTSVPAATVFRGIDRELRNIISARRHRKRFDPLMVMWLR